A window of the Desulfobulbaceae bacterium genome harbors these coding sequences:
- a CDS encoding PEP-CTERM sorting domain-containing protein → MDPNQIWDLEGVFLKGNVLSLIGGFDFRNGVSGYTSGSKDFTSGDIFISTDAVYGQTAVPTGLSNGQNNVNNAFGYEYALDIDWSTLVFSVVKLDPTDTTTTVYYALNQDSMPSSNPWKYVSGGTTVAGGTGTWAGSTGSSNGLMTTAQVADAEVLNWGSQAFTNHYAVSFDLSSFFSVAGLNGSDFYTHFTMGCGNDNLMGQGTAPVPEPATMFLFGTGLAGLAGISRRRKKQA, encoded by the coding sequence ATGGATCCAAATCAAATTTGGGATCTAGAAGGTGTTTTCCTTAAAGGGAACGTCCTTTCCCTAATAGGCGGTTTTGACTTTAGAAATGGAGTCTCTGGCTATACTTCAGGATCTAAAGACTTCACTTCAGGTGACATCTTTATAAGCACTGACGCAGTTTACGGTCAAACAGCAGTACCCACAGGCCTTTCAAATGGTCAAAACAATGTCAATAATGCATTTGGGTATGAATATGCGCTAGACATCGATTGGAGCACACTCGTGTTTTCCGTTGTTAAACTCGATCCGACGGACACGACCACCACTGTATATTATGCACTAAATCAAGACTCCATGCCTTCTTCAAACCCCTGGAAATACGTTTCGGGGGGAACTACTGTTGCCGGTGGCACAGGTACATGGGCGGGCTCAACTGGCAGTTCAAACGGCCTAATGACCACCGCGCAAGTGGCTGACGCCGAAGTTCTTAACTGGGGAAGTCAGGCGTTCACAAACCACTATGCTGTTTCATTTGACCTGAGTAGTTTTTTCTCAGTAGCAGGATTAAATGGCAGTGATTTTTACACCCACTTCACCATGGGGTGTGGCAATGACAACTTAATGGGCCAGGGTACCGCCCCTGTTCCAGAGCCAGCCACCATGTTCCTGTTCGGTACCGGCTTAGCCGGTCTGGCTGGAATTAGCAGACGTAGAAAAAAACAAGCATAA
- a CDS encoding DUF3334 family protein, with protein MIIKSVHQSSNSQTRGYALESAHRTIDVVSSILCEAVKNVLSTSTKKNIDYSSTIQKIQKVMMQPDIGCFLQFSGDYNGLLVVNFSGDAAVSIYRNYMLTMGMPEEDLAKDFTSNEVIDSIGEIINQIMGEFMRMIADKYQLIAVCGQPKVLALNNAITLTIDSDHRDNRRMAFNIEQERFQLELALEQTEFISIKEIKAV; from the coding sequence ATGATAATCAAATCAGTACACCAATCATCCAACTCACAAACAAGAGGATACGCTTTGGAATCAGCCCACCGAACAATCGACGTTGTCTCAAGTATACTTTGCGAAGCAGTTAAAAACGTACTGAGTACCAGCACAAAAAAGAACATTGATTACTCATCAACAATTCAGAAAATCCAAAAAGTCATGATGCAACCTGATATTGGCTGCTTTCTACAGTTCAGTGGAGATTACAACGGGCTGTTAGTTGTTAATTTTTCAGGCGATGCCGCTGTTTCAATCTACCGCAACTACATGCTTACAATGGGAATGCCAGAAGAAGATCTTGCCAAAGATTTCACCTCCAACGAGGTAATTGACAGTATTGGCGAAATTATCAATCAGATCATGGGTGAATTCATGCGCATGATCGCCGACAAATATCAACTTATTGCCGTATGCGGACAACCAAAGGTCCTTGCCCTCAACAACGCCATAACCCTGACCATTGACTCCGACCACAGAGATAACCGTCGCATGGCCTTTAATATTGAGCAGGAACGCTTCCAACTTGAACTCGCCTTGGAACAGACAGAGTTTATCTCTATTAAAGAGATCAAAGCTGTGTAA
- a CDS encoding zinc ribbon domain-containing protein, whose amino-acid sequence MPIYEFYCDACNTIFNFFSSRVNTEKTPQCPKCSKALQRQVSMFRTIGKAKEPGENGLPDIDESQMERVMGELASEAENINEDDPKQMARIMRRFSEKTGLSLGDSMEEALCRLEAGDDPEKIEKEMGNLFDGDDISGMLAQKVSKAGRQKRPLKDEELYEL is encoded by the coding sequence ATGCCGATTTATGAATTTTACTGCGATGCTTGTAACACAATTTTTAACTTTTTCTCAAGTCGAGTGAATACCGAAAAAACGCCTCAATGCCCTAAATGCAGCAAGGCGCTCCAGCGTCAGGTTTCAATGTTTAGAACCATTGGCAAGGCCAAGGAGCCAGGTGAGAATGGTTTGCCTGATATTGACGAAAGCCAGATGGAACGGGTTATGGGAGAGTTAGCCAGTGAAGCGGAGAACATCAACGAGGATGATCCCAAGCAGATGGCCAGAATCATGCGGCGGTTTTCTGAGAAGACCGGTCTGTCACTCGGGGACAGTATGGAAGAGGCCTTATGTCGTCTGGAAGCTGGAGATGATCCGGAGAAAATAGAAAAGGAGATGGGCAACCTTTTTGATGGTGATGATATCTCCGGGATGCTTGCCCAAAAAGTATCAAAGGCTGGCCGCCAAAAACGCCCCCTGAAGGATGAAGAGCTTTACGAACTTTAG
- a CDS encoding ATP-binding protein — protein MELITRTAERYLLRFAGQYPVVTITGPRQSGKTTLCRKVFADKKYVSLENLDSRQFAREDPRGFLAGMPDGAILDEIQQTPELLSYIQTLVDEDERHGLFILTGSQQFEVSNAINQSLAGRTAIIKLLPFSLEELGRLPNDFTVDQLLLTGFYPRVWKEGLEPSQALAGYLETYVERDIRQLINIKDLGLFQRFVTLCAGRVGQLLNFNNLASDTGVSHQTARNWLTLLEASYIVYRLQPYAANISKRLIKSSKLYFYDVGLAAHLLGLENILHVSRDPLRGNLFENMVVIEALKYRLHRGRRSNLHFYRDSNGNEVDLLFTVGPDLYPIEIKSGMTINRDYFRGLDHFSGVIGAPLGRGLVYGGDQRQRRTDTTICPATTFHTLLADLEER, from the coding sequence ATGGAACTGATCACTCGCACAGCGGAAAGGTATCTCCTGCGGTTTGCCGGGCAGTATCCGGTGGTGACGATTACCGGGCCTCGGCAAAGCGGTAAGACGACCTTGTGCCGCAAGGTTTTTGCCGATAAAAAGTATGTCAGCCTGGAAAACCTTGACAGTCGGCAGTTCGCTAGGGAAGACCCCCGCGGTTTTCTGGCCGGGATGCCGGACGGCGCAATCCTTGATGAGATCCAGCAGACCCCGGAACTTCTTTCGTATATCCAGACTCTGGTTGACGAAGATGAACGTCATGGCCTATTTATCCTGACCGGCAGCCAGCAGTTCGAGGTCTCAAACGCCATCAACCAGTCTCTGGCCGGTCGCACGGCCATTATCAAGCTGCTGCCGTTTAGTCTTGAAGAGCTGGGTCGGCTGCCAAACGATTTCACGGTTGATCAACTGCTGCTGACCGGCTTTTATCCCAGGGTCTGGAAGGAGGGGCTTGAACCCTCCCAGGCCCTGGCCGGATATCTCGAGACCTATGTGGAAAGAGATATCCGGCAGCTGATCAATATCAAGGATCTTGGCCTGTTCCAGCGTTTTGTCACCTTGTGCGCCGGGCGGGTCGGGCAGCTTCTGAATTTCAACAACCTGGCCTCAGACACCGGAGTTTCACACCAGACTGCCAGGAACTGGCTGACCTTGCTTGAGGCAAGCTATATTGTCTATCGGCTGCAGCCCTATGCCGCCAATATCTCCAAAAGGCTGATCAAATCGTCTAAACTCTATTTTTATGATGTGGGTCTGGCCGCTCATCTGCTTGGTCTGGAAAACATCCTGCATGTCAGCCGCGATCCCTTGCGGGGCAATTTGTTTGAGAACATGGTGGTCATTGAGGCCCTGAAATATCGCTTGCACCGGGGGAGACGGAGTAATCTCCATTTTTACCGGGATAGTAACGGCAACGAGGTTGATCTGCTGTTCACCGTCGGTCCGGACCTGTATCCCATCGAAATCAAGTCTGGCATGACGATTAACCGGGACTACTTTAGAGGGCTTGACCATTTTTCCGGGGTTATTGGAGCGCCGTTGGGGCGCGGCCTGGTATACGGCGGCGATCAACGTCAGCGGCGCACGGACACAACTATTTGCCCGGCGACTACTTTCCATACTCTGCTGGCCGATCTGGAGGAAAGGTGA
- a CDS encoding helix-hairpin-helix domain-containing protein, which produces MPLSLFTVLTKTARTFLLLLSVTLSADYAFALEGTLNPNTASSKELEQLPFIGKAKAKALVKCRTQNKQFSSLDEIQQCPEIGQSTFEAIRPYLSLTGSTTLNKKEPPDATPAPEAAYRFVPRINTRPGEIKILADSTYYDTLLNFINYAEDRITITIFVFKTTSSPKNRPSLVIQALTQAKKRGVAITVLLERSDYDDNLNKENENTAKLLRKKGIKVRFDSPKATTHSKIVVIDNRFCFVGSHNFTHSALAYNNELSLLVDSTLLAQELQRYMQAIK; this is translated from the coding sequence ATGCCCCTATCTCTTTTCACAGTTCTGACCAAAACAGCACGTACCTTTCTGCTGCTGCTCAGCGTCACACTTTCCGCTGACTATGCCTTTGCTCTTGAGGGAACCCTTAACCCCAACACGGCATCATCCAAAGAACTGGAACAGCTGCCATTTATCGGGAAGGCTAAAGCCAAGGCACTCGTCAAGTGCCGTACTCAAAATAAACAGTTTTCTTCACTAGACGAAATCCAGCAATGCCCAGAAATTGGTCAAAGCACCTTCGAAGCAATTAGGCCCTATCTCAGCCTTACCGGTTCAACAACACTCAACAAAAAAGAGCCTCCAGACGCTACTCCTGCCCCGGAAGCCGCCTACCGGTTTGTGCCGCGCATCAATACCAGGCCTGGCGAAATCAAAATCCTGGCCGACTCGACATATTACGACACCCTTTTAAATTTTATCAACTATGCTGAAGATCGAATCACCATCACCATCTTCGTCTTCAAAACAACGTCTTCGCCAAAGAACAGACCCTCTTTAGTTATTCAGGCCCTGACCCAGGCTAAAAAGAGAGGGGTTGCTATTACTGTACTCCTTGAACGCTCCGACTATGATGACAACCTCAACAAGGAAAATGAAAACACCGCCAAACTTCTCCGTAAAAAAGGCATAAAAGTCCGCTTTGACAGCCCCAAGGCAACGACCCACAGCAAGATTGTCGTCATTGATAATCGATTCTGCTTTGTCGGAAGTCACAACTTCACGCACTCGGCCTTGGCATATAACAATGAGCTATCACTGCTTGTTGACAGCACCTTACTTGCCCAAGAGTTGCAGCGATACATGCAGGCCATCAAGTAA